The following is a genomic window from Candidatus Dependentiae bacterium.
AGTAAGGTAGCAGATGATGCTGTGCCGCCAATCGTCATTGGTCACAAGTCTGAACAAAAGAAACAACGTGATGGTACTCCTATGTTTAGTTTAGCTAATCGTACCGTATAAAAAACATTTTAACTGAAATTGTGTTTGGTATGAATCTCAATCAGCTTCTTGCGCAGATGCAAAAAACTCCCACATTCTTCTATAACTATTCAGTTGTCTGTTTTCAAGGCAATCAAAATTATCCCTTACTGTTTTTCTCATTATTATGCACACGATTAAAAACGTTTGAAGATCGCACTATTGAGATCATTGATCTCGCAGAAGAAGATAGTGCGCGCGTGCAATCAAAGTTACAAACAAGTTTTCTGGGTTTAAAAGTTTTTTATTGGTTTAAAAATATTTCAGACCTTGATGAAAAAAAGCGAAAATTTTGGCTTGGCTATTTCCAAAGTTATGCCGGCCCTCATACACTCGCTTTTTTTGTTTTAGATCAGACGACGTTATTTTCGCACAAAGATCATTGTGCGATTACTATGCCCGATACGATCGATCAAACAGCGGCTGTACAAGTTTTTAGTTTCTTTACTCAAGGTTCAGCGACAGTGCCTTGGGCTCCCATGACTGCTCGTTTATTCAAAAAGCATGAAGCAATTCCACTAGATACAGCGTGCCTTCTCATGCATTATATGCGCTTGGTTGGATCAAATCCTGATCTTTTCTTGACTCAGTGGCTTGATAAGATTCTCACCCCAGAACGGTCATTGTTTACGCTGAGCACCTATTTTTTTGCTAAAAAATCACAGCCATTTTTTCAACAATGGGCTACCATTTCTCATGATTACCCGGATGTTTTTTGGACCTCATATTGGTCCGAACAACTCTGGCGTGCTTCTTATTTTATTACCTTGATGGAAAGCAAGCAACTTGCTGAGGCTAAAAAAGTAGGCGCACGTTTGCCGTTTAGTTTCATTCAACGTGATTGGAAATTGCATACGCCTGCACAGTTGCGCGCTGCGCACCATGCGCTGTATACCATTGATTGTGCCGTCAAAAATGGTGGATCTTCTGGTGCTCTTGATTTGTTATATTCCAAATTTTTTTCGCATCAGTCGGTCTGAAAATTGAATTACTGTATTTTTTCTTCTTTCTTAAACTGGTCAGGCAAAATGATGCCGCCAGAAATCACCAGCGCCATTGCTTCATGACGGGTGAGATCTATTTGCATGATTTGTTCTTCTGGAATAATAATATAATAACCCGTCGTTGGATTTGGCGTGGTTGGGACAAAGATATTAAAATATCGTCCCGGGGCTGGTGCTAATTCTGCTGGCAGTTCTCCGGTCAAAAATCCAATGCTATAAAGTCCTTTGCGTGGAAATTCTATGAGCACAACTTGTTTGAAGGCTGCTTTGTCTTCTTGAAGGTTGAAAGCGCTGACGAGTTGTTTTATGCCAGAATAGACAGGGCGGATTAAAGGAATTCTAAAGATGAGTTCTTCAAATCCATGTACGACA
Proteins encoded in this region:
- a CDS encoding DUF502 domain-containing protein codes for the protein MAKHKRTGIQVVLYTIWSLFLNGLFAILPLTLTVALFKFSLGLLKKWLDPINSAIEQTCLGHIPHSEILLVIFFIFLVGAILKIFILRRVVHGFEELIFRIPLIRPVYSGIKQLVSAFNLQEDKAAFKQVVLIEFPRKGLYSIGFLTGELPAELAPAPGRYFNIFVPTTPNPTTGYYIIIPEEQIMQIDLTRHEAMALVISGGIILPDQFKKEEKIQ